A genomic region of Arachis stenosperma cultivar V10309 chromosome 9, arast.V10309.gnm1.PFL2, whole genome shotgun sequence contains the following coding sequences:
- the LOC130948271 gene encoding F-box/LRR-repeat protein At4g14103-like — MDLEKKRKKLCKGRGKGEGKVEVESSFSICDLPDAILQLIISSLPTKEAIRTSILSKRWEHLWRDISKIELEEGEVEERRQFMHFVTRLLVTCNCSSVKKFSLSCIVGEDASLVNEWLSGFINPKIEELSLQFEEIPEPLVFPDQLFTCATLTEFKLDMQHVLKLPSSVHFRCLRTLTLSNIIFSDTYSTQRLFSGCPALEDLSLIDCNLKNVEVVCIYSPLLRRIYTRENEDDMLDEDDDDDTGGLNVANSCKVLIVGTNLKSFTYHGDCMNEYFLVHSTLVIDASIQVQVPPECYWDRDNTWEIDSGNFTFRLLKMLPNVEKLSMSETSIMALSRTTSLLGQLPLFCNLAELVLDPLSSIELSYAALLTLLRNSPCLQVIKFQGGLSLAKGDANCIFDPLPVCFSTTLKMIEISGITGKKDELFAIKILLQAASVLDKLRISCYWFSFDLDDRRIGLKRTKELCKQILKYPKRSMDCEIEFEYS, encoded by the exons ATGGATCTTGAGAAGAAGCGCAAAAAGCTTTGCAAGGGAAGGGGAAAGGGAGAGGGAAAAGTTGAAGTTGAGAGCAGCTTCAGTATATGTGATCTACCAGATGCGATTCTCCAGCTTATCATATCCTCCCTTCCCACAAAAGAAGCAATTCGAACGAGTATACTCTCCAAAAGATGGGAGCATCTATGGAGGGATATCTCCAAGATTGAGTTGGAAGAGGGAGAAGTTGAGGAAAGGCGGCAATTCATGCACTTTGTGACCAGATTGCTTGTAACTTGTAATTGCTCCAGTGTTAAGAAGTTTTCTCTGTCATGTATCGTTGGTGAGGATGCTAGTCTGGTTAACGAGTGGCTATCTGGTTTCATCAACCCTAAGATTGAAGAATTATCTCTTCAATTCGAAGAAATTCCAGAACCATTAGTCTTCCCTGACCAACTGTTTACCTGTGCCACATTGACAGAGTTTAAATTGGATATGCAGCATGTCTTGAAGCTTCCTTCTTCCGTTCATTTTCGGTGCCTTCGGACTTTGACTTTGTCTAACATTATATTCAGTGATACTTATTCAACACAACGGCTTTTCTCTGGTTGCCCAGCCTTGGAGGATTTGTCCCTAATTGATTGCAATTTGAAGAATGTCGAAGTTGTTTGTATTTATTCTCCTTTGCTTCGACGGATTTATACACGGGAGAACGAAGATGATATGttggatgaagatgatgatgatgatacaGGTGGTCTGAATGTTGCAAATTCCTGCAAAGTACTGATCGTCGGAACTAATCTGAAGTCATTTACGTATCACGGCGATTGTATGAATGAATATTTCTTAGTTCATTCAACCTTGGTGATTGATGCATCTATTCAGGTTCAAGTACCTCCTGAATGTTATTGGGACAGGGACAACACCTGGGAAATAGATTCAGGCAATTTCACGTTCAGACTTCTCAAAATGCTCCCAAATGTGGAGAAGCTATCTATGTCTGAGACTTCTATAATG GCACTCAGCAGAACAACATCTTTACTCGGGCAACTGCCTTTATTTTGTAATTTGGCTGAACTAGTTCTTGACCCACTGTCGTCCATAGAGTTGTCCTATGCTGCATTACTGACCCTACTGCGAAACTCGCCTTGTCTTCAAGTTATTAAATTTCAG GGAGGGTTGTCTCTGGCCAAAGGTGATGCAAATTGTATATTTGATCCCTTGCCTGTGTGTTTTAGTACAACCCTGAAGATGATTGAGATCAGTGGCATTACTGGAAAAAAAGATGAGTTATTTGCAATAAAAATTTTGTTGCAAGCAGCATCAGTGTTGGATAAACTTCGGatttcttgttattggttttcGTTTGATTTGGATGACAGACGTATAGGATTAAAGAGAACAAAGGAATTGTGCAAGCAGATCTTGAAATATCCTAAGAGGTCAATGGATTGCGAGATAGAATTCGAATATAGTTGA